A genomic region of Tsukamurella pulmonis contains the following coding sequences:
- a CDS encoding oxygenase MpaB family protein codes for MTHYPELAERVRSQAALQPDLYGDIDFDTAPHRHTADPEVRSTLRPRVGRRSATLEDPRTVELIATTTLLGDVVADPYAALEPRFGTKTLVSMLRRACREGIDAVPDAPEELRAFLAAMEDTPAWGDPGMVEEGARLARVGSALTSPFITRGVFLATFLNTYAALPMALTGALSGKRAARRINETANFFAVTTLPGALERHREGFEAAAMVRLMHSMVRFHALTRPGAWDRAVYGIPIPQVDQMPAGTIGSYLLAIRALRERRDFDAHERAIVEFNRYRCFVLGLPEELLPTTPKGIVAVFNGRAALLRDDFDDETCGALVRSSMEAYLRPGHSPFDEVASLVEKAWSKTSFALAFCSGKPAKAARMGVDFTPLDVALVAVTAPFIGGRTIAAEIGARIPVVRTGVDIYLTRLIHQRLATYGHPEFVSDGATYART; via the coding sequence ATGACGCACTACCCGGAACTCGCGGAGCGCGTGCGCTCCCAGGCGGCCCTGCAGCCGGACCTCTACGGCGACATCGACTTCGACACCGCGCCCCATCGACACACCGCCGACCCGGAGGTCCGCTCCACCCTGCGCCCGCGGGTCGGCAGGCGCTCCGCGACGCTCGAGGACCCGCGGACCGTGGAGCTCATCGCGACCACCACGCTGCTCGGCGACGTCGTCGCGGATCCGTACGCCGCGCTGGAGCCGCGCTTCGGGACCAAGACCCTGGTCTCGATGCTCCGCCGCGCCTGTCGGGAAGGGATCGACGCCGTCCCCGACGCGCCGGAGGAACTGCGCGCGTTCCTCGCCGCGATGGAGGACACCCCGGCGTGGGGCGATCCGGGGATGGTCGAAGAGGGCGCCCGCCTCGCGCGGGTCGGCTCTGCACTGACGTCCCCGTTCATCACGCGCGGCGTCTTCCTCGCGACCTTCCTCAACACCTACGCGGCGCTCCCCATGGCGCTGACCGGCGCCCTGTCCGGCAAGCGCGCGGCGCGGCGGATCAACGAGACCGCGAACTTCTTCGCGGTGACCACACTGCCGGGCGCCCTCGAACGGCACCGGGAGGGCTTCGAGGCGGCCGCGATGGTGCGGCTGATGCACTCGATGGTGCGCTTCCACGCGCTGACCCGGCCGGGTGCGTGGGACCGCGCGGTGTACGGCATCCCGATCCCCCAGGTCGACCAGATGCCGGCGGGCACCATCGGCAGCTATCTGCTGGCGATCAGGGCGCTCCGCGAGCGGCGCGACTTCGACGCCCACGAACGCGCGATCGTCGAGTTCAACCGCTACCGCTGCTTCGTGCTGGGCCTGCCGGAGGAACTGCTGCCCACGACACCGAAGGGCATCGTCGCGGTCTTCAACGGCCGGGCCGCGCTGCTGCGGGACGACTTCGACGACGAGACCTGCGGCGCGCTGGTGCGGTCATCGATGGAGGCCTACCTCCGGCCCGGCCACAGCCCCTTCGACGAGGTGGCGAGTCTCGTCGAGAAGGCGTGGAGCAAGACCTCGTTCGCGCTCGCCTTCTGCAGCGGCAAGCCCGCCAAGGCGGCGCGGATGGGCGTGGACTTCACCCCGCTCGACGTGGCCCTGGTCGCGGTCACCGCCCCTTTCATCGGCGGCCGCACGATCGCCGCGGAGATCGGCGCCCGGATCCCGGTGGTGCGCACCGGCGTCGACATCTACCTCACCCGGCTTATCCACCAGCGTCTCGCGACGTACGGTCATCCCGAGTTCGTCTCCGACGGAGCGACTTACGCCCGCACCTGA
- a CDS encoding MFS transporter, translated as MTERLALSSASGRWLITAAALGSGVAFLDGSVVNVALPAIGGDLGGGLSVLQWVLDGYLLTLSALLLLGGALGDRYDRRLVFLAGLVLFTLASIACGLAPTGESLILARVVQGIGGALLVPSSLAMIETVIRVEDRGRAIGLWAGLSGVSSALGPFVGGWLVDVASWRWVFLINVPLAAVALLLTVRHVPRIRDARERGPLDVAGAGAVTVGLGGVTFALIEAPVQGWTPVVVAALVVGVLGIAAFPAIEHRAADPLVPLRLFRSAQFTGTNVVTLAVYTGLGGALFLLSLHLQSNLGYSALEAGLAFAPFTLIMLLLSGRMGALAQRTGPRALMTCGPLVAGIGLALLMRVVPGAGYASGVLPGIVVFGLGMAMTVAPLTSTVLAAVPPQYVGAASGANNAISRFASLLAVAVLPLAVGITDPSGPSLEGGFARAMLVSAALCAAGGLVAFLTVRDPEESVQVRA; from the coding sequence GTGACGGAGCGACTGGCGCTGTCGTCGGCGTCGGGCCGCTGGCTGATCACCGCCGCGGCCCTGGGATCGGGGGTCGCCTTCCTGGACGGCTCCGTGGTCAACGTGGCGCTGCCCGCGATCGGCGGCGACCTCGGTGGCGGGCTGTCGGTGCTGCAGTGGGTGCTCGACGGGTACCTGCTGACGCTGAGCGCCCTGTTGCTGCTGGGTGGCGCGCTCGGCGACCGGTACGACCGGCGCCTGGTGTTCCTCGCGGGCCTGGTGCTCTTCACCCTCGCCTCGATCGCGTGCGGACTCGCCCCGACGGGGGAGTCCCTGATCCTGGCGCGGGTGGTGCAGGGCATCGGCGGGGCGCTGCTCGTGCCCAGCAGCCTCGCGATGATCGAGACCGTCATCCGGGTGGAGGACCGCGGCCGGGCGATCGGACTGTGGGCGGGCCTGAGTGGTGTCTCCTCCGCGCTCGGTCCGTTCGTCGGGGGCTGGCTCGTCGACGTCGCATCCTGGCGCTGGGTCTTCCTGATCAACGTGCCGCTCGCCGCGGTGGCGCTGCTGCTCACCGTCCGCCACGTGCCGCGCATTCGCGACGCGCGGGAACGGGGCCCGCTCGACGTGGCGGGCGCCGGCGCCGTCACCGTCGGCCTGGGCGGGGTGACGTTCGCGCTGATCGAGGCCCCGGTGCAGGGATGGACGCCGGTGGTCGTGGCGGCGCTCGTCGTCGGCGTGCTCGGGATCGCGGCCTTCCCGGCGATCGAGCACCGCGCCGCGGACCCGCTCGTCCCGCTGCGACTGTTCCGGTCGGCGCAGTTCACCGGCACCAACGTCGTGACCCTGGCCGTCTACACCGGTCTCGGCGGGGCGCTGTTCCTGCTCTCCCTGCACCTGCAGTCGAACCTGGGGTACTCGGCGCTCGAGGCCGGGCTGGCGTTCGCGCCGTTCACGCTCATCATGCTGCTGCTCTCCGGGCGGATGGGTGCGCTGGCCCAGCGCACCGGTCCGCGGGCGCTGATGACCTGTGGCCCCCTGGTGGCGGGCATCGGGCTGGCGCTGCTGATGCGGGTGGTCCCCGGGGCGGGTTATGCGAGCGGGGTGCTGCCCGGCATCGTGGTCTTCGGGCTGGGCATGGCGATGACGGTCGCCCCGCTCACGTCCACCGTGCTCGCGGCGGTGCCGCCGCAGTACGTCGGCGCCGCGTCCGGCGCCAACAACGCGATCTCCCGCTTCGCGAGCCTGCTCGCCGTCGCCGTGCTGCCCCTCGCGGTCGGGATCACGGATCCGAGCGGGCCGTCGCTGGAGGGCGGCTTCGCGCGGGCGATGCTCGTCTCCGCGGCGCTCTGCGCGGCCGGTGGCCTGGTCGCGTTCCTCACGGTGCGCGATCCGGAGGAGTCGGTTCAGGTGCGGGCGTAA
- a CDS encoding GNAT family N-acetyltransferase codes for MRTPGTLVTGRTSAHETLIDGAEYEVVLTTRADDIETVQRLRYEVFGTEPGFEASMAGVVDGRDADRFDEFCDHLVIRHKPSDQVVGCYRILPPPGAIAAGGLYLATEFDLDALDHIRPETLEMGRACVRADHRTGGVLCLMWAGLLAYSDLRGIRYAMGAVSVPMQYEGYDRGATVRAVRELVDAKHRAQWVVTPRNEVEEITAEPASRRTFPPLVTGYLRMNAEILGAPSFDPVFDVADFPMIIDRRRFNVRYLERLQQAAGSI; via the coding sequence ATGAGAACTCCGGGAACACTGGTCACCGGCCGAACCTCTGCCCACGAGACGCTGATCGACGGAGCCGAGTACGAGGTCGTGCTCACCACCCGTGCGGACGACATCGAGACCGTGCAGCGGTTGCGCTACGAGGTCTTCGGCACCGAGCCGGGGTTCGAGGCCTCGATGGCCGGCGTCGTCGACGGCCGGGACGCCGATCGCTTCGACGAGTTCTGCGACCACCTCGTGATCCGGCACAAGCCGAGCGATCAGGTCGTGGGCTGCTACCGGATCCTGCCGCCGCCCGGGGCCATCGCCGCCGGCGGCCTGTACCTGGCAACCGAGTTCGACTTGGATGCGCTCGATCACATCCGGCCCGAGACGCTGGAGATGGGCCGGGCCTGCGTCCGCGCCGACCACCGCACCGGCGGTGTGCTGTGCCTGATGTGGGCGGGCCTGCTCGCCTACAGCGATCTGCGGGGCATCCGGTACGCGATGGGCGCGGTGAGCGTTCCGATGCAGTACGAGGGGTACGACCGCGGTGCGACGGTCCGCGCCGTGCGCGAGCTGGTCGACGCCAAGCACCGCGCGCAGTGGGTGGTGACCCCGCGGAACGAGGTCGAGGAGATCACGGCCGAGCCCGCCTCCCGCCGCACCTTCCCGCCGCTGGTGACGGGCTACCTGCGGATGAACGCGGAGATCCTCGGCGCCCCGAGCTTCGATCCGGTCTTCGACGTCGCGGACTTCCCGATGATCATCGACCGCAGGCGGTTCAACGTCCGCTACCTCGAACGCCTGCAGCAGGCGGCGGGAAGCATCTAG
- a CDS encoding DUF418 domain-containing protein has product MSTIATPPVSARPDDVHAAPSFGGRGSVARMVGLDVARALAVLGMFYAHVGRKQEFVLLSPSTWDGVVVGRSSALFVLLSGLGLGLMTRRRTGNALATRRREIVYRGVFLFFVGGVLVTLGVHISIILATYAVLFWLSLPLFSLSRRALVAVVAGAILVGPFANAAVVAIITRFGDPDAEFAKLIATGDYPVLIWFAYLAAGVAVGRLALDAGPTAMRLAAVGATMMLAYPLAWALSSVSGTVFDGYGGMITAGGRPPATDAERGAWGWAWSDGYRFLGAQPHAGTQLEVVGNIGFALLLIAACMLAGAAAPRLLAPAARVGRMSLSLYCLHIVAVFVLLQTVQESRQEAWLETDWRGTAMWLAFTVAAFLVATLWFRTRDNGPLEHVMRRLPGRLENRER; this is encoded by the coding sequence ATGAGTACCATCGCAACACCTCCGGTGTCCGCCCGTCCCGACGACGTGCACGCGGCGCCCTCCTTCGGCGGGCGAGGCTCCGTCGCGCGGATGGTCGGGCTCGACGTCGCCCGCGCCCTGGCCGTGCTCGGCATGTTCTACGCCCACGTCGGCCGCAAGCAGGAGTTCGTGCTGCTGTCACCGTCCACCTGGGACGGCGTCGTCGTCGGGCGGTCCTCCGCCCTGTTCGTCCTGCTCTCCGGGCTCGGCCTGGGGCTGATGACGCGCCGCCGCACCGGGAACGCCCTCGCGACGCGGCGGCGGGAGATCGTCTACCGCGGGGTGTTCCTGTTCTTCGTCGGGGGCGTGCTGGTCACCCTCGGTGTGCACATCTCCATCATTCTCGCCACGTACGCGGTGCTGTTCTGGCTCTCGCTCCCGCTCTTCTCGCTGAGCAGGCGGGCGCTCGTCGCGGTGGTGGCCGGTGCGATCCTGGTGGGCCCCTTCGCGAACGCCGCGGTGGTCGCAATCATCACCCGGTTCGGCGACCCCGACGCCGAGTTCGCGAAGCTGATCGCCACGGGCGACTACCCGGTCCTCATCTGGTTCGCCTACCTCGCCGCCGGTGTGGCGGTCGGGCGCCTGGCCCTCGACGCCGGACCCACCGCGATGCGCCTCGCGGCCGTCGGCGCGACGATGATGCTCGCCTACCCGCTGGCGTGGGCGCTCTCCTCGGTGTCGGGCACCGTCTTCGACGGCTACGGCGGCATGATCACCGCGGGCGGCCGCCCGCCGGCGACCGACGCCGAGCGCGGCGCCTGGGGGTGGGCGTGGAGCGACGGTTACCGGTTCCTCGGCGCCCAGCCGCATGCGGGGACGCAGCTCGAGGTCGTCGGCAACATCGGCTTCGCACTGCTGCTGATCGCGGCGTGCATGCTCGCGGGCGCGGCGGCGCCCCGGCTGCTCGCCCCGGCCGCCCGTGTCGGCCGGATGTCGTTGTCGCTGTACTGCCTGCACATCGTCGCCGTTTTCGTGCTGCTGCAGACCGTGCAGGAATCCCGCCAGGAGGCCTGGCTCGAGACCGATTGGCGCGGAACGGCGATGTGGCTCGCGTTCACGGTGGCGGCGTTCCTCGTCGCGACGCTCTGGTTCCGCACCCGCGACAACGGCCCGCTGGAGCACGTGATGCGCCGGCTTCCGGGACGGCTGGAGAACCGCGAGCGCTGA
- a CDS encoding cysteine desulfurase family protein, with product MTPDRENPVYLDHAADTPMVPEALAAMARVAARPGNASSQHGSGRRARRILEESRESIARELGARPSEVVFTGGGTEAVNLAVKGLYWARRAENPAAVTVIASAIEHHAVLDAVEWLGEHEGARVVLLPVDRSGLVDPADLRAALDEAAGTVALVSVMWANNEVGTIQPITELAAECARDGVPMHSDATQATGHVPIDFDSSGLAVLTNAAHKFGGPQGVGAMLIGRTVSLVPLAHGGGHERDLRSGTPNVAGIAGMAAALTTAIGRMGEESPRRAALRDRLIEGVRRFQGAVINGGAAHGVPALPGIAHVSFAGCEGDSLLMLLDARGIECATGSACSAGVARVSHVLEAMGADPGVARGSLRFSFGPETTEADIDAVLDALAQVVERARAAGLSFTGAP from the coding sequence ATGACTCCCGACCGCGAGAACCCCGTCTACCTCGACCACGCCGCGGACACCCCGATGGTGCCCGAGGCGCTGGCGGCGATGGCGCGGGTCGCCGCCCGACCGGGCAACGCCTCGTCGCAGCACGGCTCCGGTCGCCGGGCCCGGCGGATCCTCGAGGAGTCTCGCGAGTCGATCGCCCGCGAGCTGGGTGCCCGGCCGTCCGAGGTGGTCTTCACCGGCGGCGGCACCGAGGCCGTCAACCTCGCGGTGAAGGGGCTCTACTGGGCCCGCCGCGCCGAGAACCCCGCTGCCGTCACGGTGATCGCCTCGGCGATCGAGCACCACGCGGTCCTGGACGCGGTCGAATGGCTCGGCGAACACGAGGGCGCGCGCGTCGTGCTGCTGCCCGTGGACCGGAGCGGCCTCGTCGATCCCGCCGACCTGCGCGCCGCGCTCGACGAGGCGGCGGGCACCGTCGCACTGGTCAGCGTGATGTGGGCCAACAACGAGGTCGGCACGATCCAGCCGATCACCGAGCTCGCGGCCGAGTGCGCCCGCGACGGGGTGCCCATGCACTCCGACGCCACCCAGGCCACCGGTCACGTGCCCATCGACTTCGACTCCAGCGGCCTGGCCGTGCTCACCAACGCCGCGCACAAGTTCGGCGGACCGCAGGGCGTGGGCGCCATGCTCATCGGCCGCACCGTGTCCCTGGTGCCGCTGGCCCACGGCGGCGGTCACGAGCGGGACCTGCGCTCCGGCACTCCGAACGTCGCCGGCATCGCGGGCATGGCCGCAGCGCTGACCACCGCGATCGGCAGGATGGGCGAGGAATCGCCCCGACGCGCCGCACTGCGCGACCGCCTGATCGAGGGCGTGCGCCGTTTCCAGGGCGCCGTCATCAACGGCGGTGCCGCACACGGTGTCCCCGCACTCCCGGGCATCGCCCACGTCTCCTTCGCCGGCTGCGAGGGCGATTCGCTGCTCATGCTGCTCGACGCCCGCGGCATCGAGTGCGCCACCGGCTCGGCGTGCAGCGCCGGCGTCGCCCGGGTCAGCCACGTTCTCGAGGCGATGGGCGCCGACCCCGGCGTCGCGCGTGGCTCGCTGCGCTTCTCCTTCGGCCCCGAGACCACCGAGGCCGACATCGACGCGGTGCTCGATGCGCTGGCGCAGGTCGTCGAGCGCGCCCGCGCCGCCGGGCTCAGCTTCACGGGGGCCCCCTGA
- a CDS encoding TetR/AcrR family transcriptional regulator, with product MPSASPGRPRSAAVERAIVDAVLVELQTVGYHGLTIETVARRAGVGRPTIYRRWPDRDALVVGALIATVPPLTPATSDDPVADLRASASAFLAGIAHSPAARAVLAVHAVGAHRPDLRAALHEHYLAPRAEALAGTIARARTAGAIRPEVTDDQVRDLLFGPAVYRWLMLGDVPDEGETGALLDLALAAVGPRSDSPPS from the coding sequence GTGCCCTCAGCAAGCCCCGGACGACCGCGCAGCGCCGCCGTCGAACGCGCCATCGTCGACGCCGTCCTCGTCGAGTTGCAGACCGTCGGCTACCACGGCCTGACCATCGAGACGGTCGCGCGCCGGGCCGGCGTCGGCAGGCCGACGATCTACCGCCGCTGGCCGGACCGCGACGCCCTCGTCGTCGGGGCACTGATCGCGACGGTCCCGCCCCTCACGCCCGCCACCAGCGACGATCCCGTCGCCGACCTTCGGGCGTCGGCGTCCGCCTTTCTCGCAGGGATCGCCCACTCCCCCGCGGCCCGCGCGGTCCTCGCCGTGCACGCGGTCGGTGCGCACCGCCCGGACCTCCGCGCTGCTCTCCACGAGCACTACCTCGCCCCGCGCGCGGAGGCCCTCGCCGGTACCATCGCCCGGGCCCGGACGGCGGGCGCGATCCGGCCCGAGGTCACCGACGACCAGGTGCGCGACCTCCTCTTCGGCCCCGCCGTCTACCGGTGGCTGATGCTGGGCGATGTGCCGGACGAGGGCGAGACCGGCGCGCTCCTCGACCTCGCCCTCGCCGCCGTCGGCCCCCGGAGCGACTCACCCCCTTCGTGA
- a CDS encoding Atu4866 domain-containing protein, with amino-acid sequence MTVCRCIAATTTALAAAVALAGCGGSSEPASSASTTPTGASAPSVASQVPTAIPAHVPGTYVNGDWVVRLAADGTWEEDLRGQVNAYGGSYTVDGDQVVLRDRRGSSETATLQGDELRLPSITLTRR; translated from the coding sequence ATGACCGTGTGCAGGTGCATCGCCGCAACCACCACCGCCCTCGCCGCCGCCGTCGCCCTCGCCGGGTGCGGCGGCTCGTCGGAGCCCGCCTCGAGCGCGAGTACCACCCCGACCGGGGCGTCCGCTCCGAGCGTCGCCTCGCAGGTACCCACCGCGATCCCCGCGCACGTGCCCGGCACGTACGTCAACGGCGACTGGGTGGTCCGTCTCGCCGCGGACGGCACGTGGGAGGAGGATCTGCGCGGTCAGGTCAACGCCTACGGCGGCAGTTACACCGTCGACGGTGACCAGGTCGTGCTGCGGGATCGTCGCGGGTCCAGCGAGACCGCGACCCTGCAGGGCGACGAGCTGCGGCTGCCGTCGATCACCCTCACTCGCCGGTAG
- a CDS encoding HXXEE domain-containing protein — translation MTERIETPVFATAGLFAAWAIHDAEEWFTIGPWARAHGLPVSDGWARRAIGVMGAMVGAAALDGVRTGGRSAWYQSALLAYGLHGFSHLAIAARFQGYAPGVATTPVAVLPFWLWASSRLTRAGVRRPATELLPGTVAMLAGGVAASYGAAALMGGGAGRAG, via the coding sequence ATGACGGAACGTATCGAAACACCGGTGTTCGCTACGGCGGGCCTGTTCGCGGCCTGGGCGATCCACGACGCGGAGGAGTGGTTCACGATCGGACCGTGGGCGCGGGCGCACGGGCTCCCGGTCTCGGACGGATGGGCGCGCCGAGCCATCGGCGTCATGGGAGCGATGGTCGGGGCGGCGGCGCTCGACGGGGTCCGCACGGGCGGTCGTTCCGCGTGGTACCAGTCGGCCCTGCTCGCCTACGGGCTGCACGGCTTCTCGCACCTCGCGATCGCCGCACGGTTCCAGGGCTACGCGCCCGGCGTCGCCACGACGCCGGTGGCGGTGCTGCCGTTCTGGCTGTGGGCGTCGTCCCGGCTGACTCGCGCCGGGGTGAGGAGGCCGGCCACGGAACTGCTCCCCGGCACCGTCGCGATGCTGGCCGGAGGAGTAGCCGCCTCCTACGGCGCCGCCGCGCTGATGGGCGGAGGCGCCGGGCGCGCGGGCTGA
- a CDS encoding lysophospholipid acyltransferase family protein: MIPVAELPRHPWQQVSPCDGACSAAEPQESAAWLRAVRWAALVTVMLAGLLALALAYPCGATARRVVIRGGARAMLFAIGMRVEPVGNVPLRSLVVANHQSLLDIVAIASIAPAAFVAKADIFDVRPVAVLMRAFGAIPLRRERLSELPRTVEQVAELLGRGRTVALFPEGTTYCGFHRGEFRPAFFQAAIDARVDVVPVSLRYSMRLPGPARGARQSAVAAYVGADTEVSTLARVIGARGVAVRVHAIEVIDAAQWARPGRVALAARAEAAVFADAEFLDAPARLPLVA, from the coding sequence ATGATCCCCGTCGCGGAACTGCCCCGGCACCCCTGGCAGCAGGTCTCCCCGTGCGACGGGGCGTGCTCCGCCGCTGAGCCGCAGGAGAGCGCGGCGTGGCTGCGCGCGGTGCGCTGGGCGGCGCTGGTGACGGTGATGCTCGCCGGTCTGCTCGCGCTGGCACTGGCCTATCCGTGCGGCGCGACCGCCCGGCGGGTCGTGATCCGCGGCGGCGCCCGGGCGATGCTGTTCGCGATCGGCATGCGCGTGGAGCCGGTGGGCAACGTGCCTCTGCGCTCGCTGGTGGTGGCGAACCACCAGTCGCTGCTCGACATCGTCGCCATCGCCTCGATCGCCCCGGCGGCGTTCGTGGCCAAGGCCGACATCTTCGACGTGCGTCCCGTCGCGGTCCTGATGCGCGCCTTCGGCGCGATCCCGCTGCGCCGTGAACGGCTCAGCGAATTGCCGCGGACCGTCGAGCAGGTCGCGGAACTGCTGGGCAGGGGCCGCACGGTGGCCCTGTTCCCGGAGGGCACGACGTACTGCGGGTTCCACCGCGGGGAGTTCCGGCCCGCCTTCTTCCAGGCCGCGATCGACGCCCGCGTCGACGTGGTGCCCGTCTCGCTGCGCTACTCGATGCGGCTGCCCGGACCGGCGCGCGGCGCCCGGCAGAGCGCGGTCGCGGCGTACGTCGGCGCCGACACCGAGGTCTCCACCCTCGCCCGCGTGATCGGTGCCCGCGGCGTCGCGGTGCGCGTGCACGCCATCGAGGTGATCGACGCCGCGCAGTGGGCCCGCCCGGGGCGCGTGGCACTGGCCGCGCGCGCCGAAGCCGCCGTGTTCGCCGACGCGGAGTTCCTCGACGCCCCCGCGCGCCTGCCTCTCGTGGCCTGA
- the mnmA gene encoding tRNA 2-thiouridine(34) synthase MnmA: MRVLAAMSGGVDSAVAAARAVEAGHDVVGVHLALSEAPGTLRTGSRGCCSKEDAGDARRAADVLGIPFYVWDFADRFREDVIDDFVAAYAAGETPNPCLRCNEKIKFSALAERAYALGFDAVATGHYARLEDGELRRAVDADKDQSYVLAVLTAEQLARAMFPVGDTPKPAIREEAARRGLAVADKPDSHDICFIPSGDTQAFLGARIGVRPGAVVDAATGERLGEHGGVHEFTIGQRKGLGLPGPGPDGAPRYVTAIDAESGEVRVGSGEQLDVARIVADGAVWTSGAAPAAPIEAMVQVRAHGGLAPVTAHADGDRLILDLHEPLRGVAPGQAAVLYAPDGERGDLVLGSGTIRSTAHDGAHV; the protein is encoded by the coding sequence ATGCGCGTGCTCGCCGCGATGAGCGGCGGCGTCGACTCGGCCGTCGCGGCGGCCCGCGCGGTCGAGGCCGGTCACGACGTGGTCGGCGTGCACCTCGCGCTGTCCGAGGCCCCGGGAACCCTGCGCACCGGCTCGCGCGGCTGCTGCTCCAAGGAGGACGCGGGCGACGCCCGCCGCGCCGCCGACGTGCTGGGCATCCCGTTCTACGTCTGGGACTTCGCGGACCGCTTCCGCGAGGACGTGATCGACGACTTCGTCGCCGCCTACGCGGCGGGCGAGACGCCGAACCCGTGCCTGCGCTGCAACGAGAAGATCAAGTTCTCCGCGCTCGCCGAGCGCGCCTACGCGCTGGGCTTCGACGCCGTCGCCACCGGCCACTACGCCCGGCTCGAGGACGGCGAGCTGCGTCGCGCCGTCGACGCGGACAAGGACCAGTCCTACGTGCTCGCCGTGCTCACGGCCGAGCAGCTCGCGCGCGCGATGTTCCCCGTCGGGGACACGCCGAAGCCCGCGATCCGCGAGGAGGCGGCGCGCCGCGGCCTCGCCGTCGCGGACAAGCCCGACAGCCACGACATCTGCTTCATCCCGTCCGGCGACACGCAGGCCTTCCTCGGCGCCCGGATCGGCGTGCGGCCCGGGGCCGTCGTCGATGCCGCGACCGGCGAACGGCTCGGCGAGCACGGCGGCGTGCACGAGTTCACCATCGGGCAGCGCAAGGGACTGGGCCTGCCGGGCCCGGGACCCGACGGCGCGCCCCGCTACGTCACGGCCATCGACGCCGAGAGCGGCGAGGTCCGGGTCGGCAGCGGCGAGCAGCTCGACGTCGCCCGGATCGTCGCCGACGGTGCCGTCTGGACCTCGGGGGCCGCGCCCGCCGCCCCGATCGAGGCGATGGTGCAGGTACGCGCGCACGGCGGCCTCGCGCCCGTCACCGCCCACGCCGACGGGGACCGGCTGATCCTGGACCTGCACGAGCCGCTGCGCGGCGTGGCGCCCGGCCAGGCCGCGGTGCTCTACGCGCCCGACGGCGAGCGCGGCGATCTGGTGCTCGGTTCCGGCACCATCCGCTCGACCGCGCACGACGGCGCGCATGTCTGA
- a CDS encoding NUDIX hydrolase, giving the protein MSSNIESPSAPPVPKDAATVVLVRDGADGIEVFLQRRVQQMAFAGGMTVFPGGGVDPRDGEADLAWQGPEAPWWAERFGATERDARQLVCAAVRETFEECGVLLVSDGDGGAPDVSALAPARRRLEAKELSLAQFLREEGLVLRADLLRPLAHWITPKNEKRRYDTRFFLAALPAGQQADDRTSEVEEAGWCTAAQALEDWSAGRRFLLPPTWSQLRAVARYGTVDELLAAECVIEPVEPELPLGGTITSLQFAEAAEYVASMPPTIGRTAL; this is encoded by the coding sequence ATGTCTTCGAACATCGAATCTCCCTCGGCGCCTCCGGTGCCCAAGGACGCCGCCACCGTCGTGCTGGTGCGCGACGGCGCGGACGGGATCGAGGTCTTCCTCCAACGTCGCGTCCAGCAGATGGCCTTCGCCGGCGGTATGACCGTCTTCCCCGGCGGCGGCGTGGACCCCCGCGACGGCGAGGCCGACCTCGCCTGGCAGGGGCCCGAAGCCCCGTGGTGGGCCGAGCGTTTCGGCGCCACCGAACGCGATGCGCGCCAGCTGGTGTGCGCGGCGGTGCGCGAGACCTTCGAGGAGTGCGGCGTGCTCCTGGTCTCCGACGGTGACGGCGGCGCGCCGGACGTCTCCGCCCTCGCGCCCGCGCGGCGCAGGCTCGAGGCCAAGGAGCTCTCCCTCGCCCAGTTCCTCCGCGAGGAGGGGCTGGTCCTGCGCGCCGACCTGCTGCGGCCGCTGGCCCACTGGATCACGCCGAAGAACGAGAAGCGCCGCTACGACACCCGGTTCTTCCTCGCGGCTCTGCCGGCCGGGCAGCAGGCCGACGATCGGACCAGCGAGGTCGAGGAGGCCGGCTGGTGCACGGCGGCGCAGGCGCTCGAGGACTGGTCCGCGGGGCGCCGCTTCCTGCTGCCGCCCACGTGGTCGCAGCTGCGAGCGGTGGCGCGGTACGGCACCGTCGACGAGCTGCTGGCCGCCGAGTGCGTGATCGAGCCGGTCGAACCGGAGCTTCCCCTCGGCGGCACGATCACCTCGTTGCAGTTCGCGGAGGCGGCGGAGTACGTGGCGTCGATGCCGCCGACCATCGGGCGCACCGCGCTGTAG
- a CDS encoding MarR family winged helix-turn-helix transcriptional regulator: MATEEPGTEPDLAEAIGVLGRRLLAAEEPILREAGVSMWEYAILTTLLRGGAVSQVELSRRTGRDTTRLGKHLSDLESRGLIAREQADDARRRTVSATGAGADAQRRAKDGIRRAEDAMLAARLSGEEAATLRRLLLRLSED; encoded by the coding sequence ATGGCGACCGAGGAACCCGGCACCGAGCCCGACCTGGCGGAGGCGATCGGCGTGCTGGGGCGCCGGTTGCTGGCCGCCGAGGAGCCGATCCTGCGCGAGGCGGGCGTCTCGATGTGGGAGTACGCCATCCTCACCACGCTGCTGCGCGGCGGCGCGGTCTCGCAGGTCGAGCTGTCGCGCCGCACGGGGCGTGACACCACGCGCCTCGGCAAGCACCTGAGCGACTTGGAATCCCGCGGGCTGATCGCGCGCGAGCAGGCCGACGACGCGCGACGGCGCACCGTCAGCGCGACCGGCGCGGGGGCGGACGCCCAGCGGCGCGCGAAGGACGGGATCCGTCGGGCGGAGGACGCGATGCTCGCAGCCCGGCTCTCCGGCGAGGAAGCCGCGACGCTGCGCCGCCTCCTCCTCCGCCTGTCCGAGGACTGA